In a single window of the Centropristis striata isolate RG_2023a ecotype Rhode Island chromosome 18, C.striata_1.0, whole genome shotgun sequence genome:
- the tcf21 gene encoding transcription factor 21 translates to MSTGSLSDVDDELLDGILKFGTSGKDSNESTEESSNCEGTCANDAPGKKRKTASRKTAPKGVAQQEGKHVQRNAANARERARMRVLSKAFSRLKTTLPWVPADTKLSKLDTLRLASSYIAHLRQILANDKYENGYIHPVNLTWPFMVASKPDNDLKEMLNTTRLCGTTAS, encoded by the exons ATGTCCACCGGGTCTCTCAGCGATGTCGACGACGAGCTCCTGGACGGCATCCTGAAGTTTGGCACCTCCGGGAAAGACTCCAACGAGAGCACGGAGGAGAGCTCCAACTGCGAGGGCACATGCGCCAACGACGCGCCGGGCAAGAAGAGGAAGACAGCGTCACGGAAAACGGCACCCAAGGGTGTGGCACAGCAGGAGGGCAAACATGTGCAGAGGAACGCCGCCAACGCCCGGGAGAGAGCCAGGATGCGAGTCCTGTCCAAAGCCTTCTCCCGGCTGAAGACCACCTTACCCTGGGTACCAGCGGACACCAAGCTCTCCAAACTGGACACTCTGCGCCTGGCGTCCAGCTACATTGCGCACCTCCGGCAGATACTGGCCAACGATAAATATGAAAACGGATATATCCACCCCGTGAATCTG ACGTGGCCTTTCATGGTTGCAAGTAAGCCGGACAACGATTTGAAGGAGATGCTGAACACAACGAGGTTATGTGGAACAACGGCGTCGTGA